From Oryctolagus cuniculus chromosome 17, mOryCun1.1, whole genome shotgun sequence, a single genomic window includes:
- the DHRS11 gene encoding dehydrogenase/reductase SDR family member 11, whose amino-acid sequence MWPSAEGGRAELRPEAGQHEGGADRGSEASRLAATRERPSLGDPGRSSAVQVLGSPNEVGGRLGTMARAGMERWRDRLALVTGASVGIGAAVARALVQQGLKVVGCARTVGNIEELAAECKSAGYPGTLVPFRCDLSNEEDILSMFSAIRSQHGGVDICINNAGFARPDTLLDGSTSGWKDMFNVNVLALSICTREAYQSMKERGVDDGHIININSMSGHRVVPQSTGHFYSATKYAVTALTEGLRQELREAQTHIRATCISPGLVETQFAFRLYDKDPEKAAATYEQIKCLKAEDVAEAVIYVLSTPPHVQIGDIQMRPTEQMS is encoded by the exons ATGTGGCCGAGCGCCGAGGGCGGGAGGGCGGAGCTGCGGCCGGAGGCCGGCCAGCATGAAGGCGGAGCGGATCGCGGCTCGGAAGCGAGCAGGTTGGCGGCGACCAGGGAGCGGCCGAGCCTCGGTGACCCTGGGCGGAGCTCCGCGGTCCAAGTGCTCGGCTCGCCGAACGAGGTGGGCGGGCGGCTCGGGACCATGGCCAGGGCCGGCATGGAGAGGTGGCGTGACCGGCTGGCACTGGTGACCGGAGCCTCGGTGGGCATCGGCGCGGCAGTGGCCCGGGCCCTTGTCCAACAGGGCTTGAAGGTGGTGGGTTGTGCCCGCACCGTGGGCAACATCGAG GAGCTGGCCGCTGAATGCAAAAGTGCAGGCTATCCCGGGACGCTGGTCCCCTTCCGATGTGACCTGTCCAATGAGGAGGACATCCTGTCCATGTTCTCGGCGATCCGCTCTCAGCACGGCGGGGTGGACATCTGCATCAACAACGCCGGCTTCGCCCGGCCGGACACGCTGCTGGACGGCAGCACCAGCGGCTGGAAGGACATGTTCAAT GTCAATGTGCTGGCCCTCAGCATCTGCACCCGGGAAGCCTACCAGTCCATGAAGGAGCGCGGCGTGGACGACGGCCACATCATTAACATCAACAG CATGTCTGGCCACCGAGTGGTACCCCAGTCCACGGGGCACTTCTATAGTGCCACCAAGTACGCCGTCACCGCGCTGACAGAAGGACTGAGGCAAGAGCTGCGGGAGGCCCAGACCCACATCCGTGCCACG TGTATCTCTCCAGGCTTGGTGGAGACACAGTTCGCCTTCAGACTCTACGACAAggaccctgagaaagcagctgccACCTATGAGCAAATCAAG TGTCTCAAAGCCGAGGATGTGGCCGAGGCTGTCATCTACGTCCTCAGCACCCCTCCGCATGTCCAG ATCGGAGACATCCAGATGAGACCCACGGAGCAGATGTCCTAG
- the MRM1 gene encoding rRNA methyltransferase 1, mitochondrial has product MQPPAPSPQTSWDLEGHSRVSHTLERRSASPAEGAVGTPWGPGMRETPPGRGRGRPNAEAREAWSRACGSAERLWVVSELGSGWGSRRLPCFPVPKSEPQGAGNRSGAMGLLPAVRGATRGCSGRLVTRAVSQEARRGVRPGGEELGRLRLDDLAPAPRLELLFGLSPCLLALRAARRRVARLLLQAGRAGLQGERAELLRAAEARGIPVLRPRRQKLDALCRQQVHQGVCMEVSPLQPQPWTETMGAGPGADPQQLWLVLDGLQDPRNLGAVLRSAHFLGVDKVITSRRSSCPLTPVVSKASAGAMEVMDVFSTDDLAGFLQARARQGWLVAGAVGPPGPETAQSSEVPVTSCLDFLWDRPTLLVLGNEGSGLSQEVQASCRRLLTILPGRQLPPGLESLNVSVAAGILLHAICSQRKALPADGDGGRLLQDPTGPLSPGPGAAPGSGNQDGG; this is encoded by the exons ATGCAGCCCCCGGCCCCCTCGCCCCAAACCTCCTGGGACCTCGAAGGTCACAGCAGAGTGAGCCACACCTTGGAGCGCCGCTCAGCCAGCCCCGCAGAGGGCGCTGTGGGGACGCCCTGGGGGCCGGGCATGCGCGAGACGCCgccaggccgggggcggggccgcccgAACGCGGAAGCTCGGGAGGCATGGAGCCGGGCTTGTGGCTCTGCGGAGCGGCTCTGGGTAGTCTCGGAGCTGGGTTCCGGCTGGGGCAGCCGTCGCCTCCCCTGCTTCCCAGTGCCCAAGAGTGAGCCCCAGGGAGCGGGTAACCGCAGCGGGGCCATGGGATTGCTCCCGGCCGTCCGGGGCGCGACCCGGGGCTGCTCTGGTCGCCTCGTGACCCGCGCTGTCTCCCAGGAGGCGCGGCGTGGGGTGCGGCCGGGTGGGGAGGAGCTCGGCCGCCTGCGGCTGGATGACCTGGCGCCGGCTCCGCGGCTAGAGCTGCTGTTTGGCCTGTCCCCGTGTCTCCTGGCCCTGCGGGCCGCCCGCCGCCGCGTGGCGCGGCTTCTGCTCCAGGCCGGGAGGGCCGGGCTGCAGGGGGAGCGCGCGGAGCTGCTCCGGGCAGCCGAGGCGCGGGGCATCCCGGTTCTGCGGCCCAGACGGCAAAAGCTGGACGCCCTGTGCCGCCAGCAGGTCCACCAGGGCGTCTGCATGGAGGTGAGccctctgcagccccagccctggactgAGACCATGGGGGCGGGCCCAGGTGCCGACCCCCAGCAGCTGTGGCTCGTTCTCGACGGGCTCCAGGATCCCCGGAATCTTGGGGCCGTGCTGCGCTCCGCTCACTTCCTTGGAGTGGATAAGGTCATCACCAGCCGGAGAAGCAG CTGCCCGCTCACCCCGGTAGTCAGCAAGGCCAGCGCAGGGGCAATGGAGGTGATGGACGTGTTCTCTACGGATGACCTGGCCGGTTTTCTACAG GCCAGAGCACGGCAGGGCTGGctcgtggccggcgccgtgggcCCCCCAGGGCCTGAGACTGCCCAGTCGTCCGAGGTCCCCGTCACCAGTTGCCTGGACTTCCTGTGGGACCGGCCGACTCTGCTTGTGCTGG gGAACGAGGGCTCTGGTCTGTCCCAGGAGGTGCAGGCCTCCTGCCGCCGCCTCCTCACCATCCTGCCCGGACGCCAGCTACCCCCCGGACTGGAGTCGTTGAATGTCTCCGTGGCTGCAG GGATTCTTCTCCACGCCATCTGCAGCCAGAGGAAGGCCCTCCCCGCAGACGGGGACGGAGGGCGGCTTCTCCAAGACCCCACAGGACCTCTCAGCCCCGGCCCCGGGGCGGCCCCCGGCTCAGGAAACCAAGATGGCGGCTGA